A region from the Linepithema humile isolate Giens D197 chromosome 1, Lhum_UNIL_v1.0, whole genome shotgun sequence genome encodes:
- the LOC105674579 gene encoding CTTNBP2 N-terminal-like protein isoform X3, with protein MASQGQSAVNVTSPGTTAAAAANGPPPTSAPSPGSTVLASAAAISAAKVQTLAAGTQPSQSPSQQQQQQQQANNIEPLDKSSSNTLKRNPKMELSRTDLLKLLGYLEGELQARDIVIAALKSEKMKHLLSSRYLSTTADPHAALARDVAIVGGVIGVEGNQIDQQVASLEALVTQQRKAQCRMTKVLRDAEIRHRAVIKELEEEKRKHEHDTAQGDDITYGLEKERTRLKKELELEKQEKKRLEMELKKINDHLEEEKNRQKQIVLLLLAERKKIITKYIEERKRSEDLAQILSEEKVRIDSMAEGLEEESKKSLQMEAELEKQLAQFDMERQQYRQALAKEEKRSKDFETELEKLRYEMYTMKEMQTRGPARGVGVTPPPPPAKPANLVAMPTLRPASAPQTMKGAVLGTGTPMVSSKVVQPTATVSSVPVSGPTTGIARSVTPGQALTGVAYTPNLASVGGESTAPPDTQAADKRQPVVPATVSTAAAAAAKLLPSSQAVAAAAGKLGFHVGQSASPAASPSVQASGTAAAAAGGAGILPAKKPPISRGVPPPVPPNKPVVPPKKEAAAYLRRPELQSQSAPQQDTVKYGKQPAPSHSAAGTAVSGTAPPVQQQQPLPASTTQAAPDEEVSKTAESK; from the exons GTCTTGGCCAGCGCGGCCGCTATTTCGGCTGCGAAGGTGCAGACCCTCGCCGCGGGCACTCAACCGTCACAATCGCCATCccagcaacagcaacaacagcagcaggcCAACAACATTGAACCGCTGGATAAAAGTTCCTCGAATACTTTGAAG CGTAATCCAAAGATGGAGTTGAGCAGAACCGACTTGCTGAAGTTACTGGGATATCTGGAGGGCGAGTTACAAGCGAGAGACATTGTGATAGCGGcgttaaaa TCGGAAAAAATGAAGCATCTTTTAAGTTCGCGGTATCTTAGTACCACTGCTGATCCACACGCTGCATTAGCTCGCGACGTTGCAATAGTAGGTGGTGTTATTGGAGTTGAAGGAAATCAAATCGATCAGCAAGTCGCTAGCCTAGAGGCACTGGTGACGCAACAAAGAAAAGCGCAGTGTAGGATGACTAAAGTTCTTAGAGATGCCGAAATTAGGCACAGAGCg GTAATTAAAGAATTAGAGGAGGAGAAGCGGAAACATGAACACGACACTGCTCAAGGTGATGATATCACTTACGGTCTTGAAAAAGAGCGGACAAGATTGAAGAAAGAGTTAGAATTAGAGAAGCAAGAAAAGAAGAGATTAGAAAtggaattaaaaaagattaatgatcATCTTGAGGAGGAAAAGAATCGACAGAAGCAGATAGTACTTCTTCTCTTAGCGGAACGTAAAAAGATTATCACAAAGTACATCGAGGAGAGAAAACGATCGGAGGACTTGGCTCAAATACTCAGTGAAGAGAAGGTAAGGATAGATTCAATGGCCGAAGGCCTCGAGGAAGAAAGCAAAAAGTCACTGCAGATGGAGGCGGAATTGGAGAAGCAATTAGCGCAGTTCGACATGGAGCGGCAGCAATATCGGCAGGCTCTCGCGAAGGAGGAAAAGAGATCGAAGGATTTCGAAACGGAACTGGAAAAGTTGCGATACGAGATGTACACGATGAAGGAGATGCAGACACGCGGTCCTGCGAGGGGAGTTGGTGTAACTCCACCGCCGCCACCCGCAAAACCGGCGAATTTAGTCGCCATGCCGACGCTCAGGCCGGCTAGTGCTCCGCAAACGA TGAAAGGAGCTGTCTTGGGTACAGGGACGCCTATGGTTAGTAGTAAAGTTGTTCAACCCACTGCCACAGTGTCCAGTGTTCCTGTTAGTGGACCAA caaCTGGGATTGCTAGATCGGTAACACCTGGACAGGCACTTACAGGGGTTGCATATACACCTAATTTAGCATCTGTGGGTGGAGAATCTACAGCTCCTCCAGATACACAG GCCGCAGACAAGCGACAACCGGTTGTACCTGCTACCGTTAGTACGGCGGCCGCTGCTGCGGCTAAGCTTCTCCCATCGTCGCAAGCCGTCGCCGCCGCAGCGGGGAAGCTCGGCTTTCACGTCGGCCAGTCTGCGAGTCCCGCCGCCAGCCCTTCTGTACAAGCATCCGGCACCGCTGCGGCTGCCGCCGGCGGTGCTGGTATACTGCCTGCGAAAAAGCCACCGATCTCCCGCGGCGTGCCACCCCCGGTACCGCCCAATAAGCCAGTGGTACCGCCAAAAAAGGAGGCGGCCGCTTACCTCAGAAGACCGGAATTGCAATCGCAAAGCGCGCCGCAACAGGACACCGTGAAATACGGCAAACAGCCGGCTCCGTCGCACAGCGCAGCGGGCACGGCAGTGAGCGGAACCGCTCCTCCCGTGCAACAACAGCAGCCGCTCCCGGCGAGCACCACCCAAGCTGCTCCCGACGAAGAGGTCAGTAAAACAGCGGAGTCAAAGTAG
- the LOC105674579 gene encoding CTTNBP2 N-terminal-like protein isoform X2 gives MASQGQSAVNVTSPGTTAAAAANGPPPTSAPSPGSTVLASAAAISAAKVQTLAAGTQPSQSPSQQQQQQQQANNIEPLDKSSSNTLKRNPKMELSRTDLLKLLGYLEGELQARDIVIAALKSEKMKHLLSSRYLSTTADPHAALARDVAIVGGVIGVEGNQIDQQVASLEALVTQQRKAQCRMTKVLRDAEIRHRAKKKRFQVIKELEEEKRKHEHDTAQGDDITYGLEKERTRLKKELELEKQEKKRLEMELKKINDHLEEEKNRQKQIVLLLLAERKKIITKYIEERKRSEDLAQILSEEKVRIDSMAEGLEEESKKSLQMEAELEKQLAQFDMERQQYRQALAKEEKRSKDFETELEKLRYEMYTMKEMQTRGPARGVGVTPPPPPAKPANLVAMPTLRPASAPQTMKGAVLGTGTPMVSSKVVQPTATVSSVPVSGPTTGIARSVTPGQALTGVAYTPNLASVGGESTAPPDTQAADKRQPVVPATVSTAAAAAAKLLPSSQAVAAAAGKLGFHVGQSASPAASPSVQASGTAAAAAGGAGILPAKKPPISRGVPPPVPPNKPVVPPKKEAAAYLRRPELQSQSAPQQDTVKYGKQPAPSHSAAGTAVSGTAPPVQQQQPLPASTTQAAPDEETKPR, from the exons GTCTTGGCCAGCGCGGCCGCTATTTCGGCTGCGAAGGTGCAGACCCTCGCCGCGGGCACTCAACCGTCACAATCGCCATCccagcaacagcaacaacagcagcaggcCAACAACATTGAACCGCTGGATAAAAGTTCCTCGAATACTTTGAAG CGTAATCCAAAGATGGAGTTGAGCAGAACCGACTTGCTGAAGTTACTGGGATATCTGGAGGGCGAGTTACAAGCGAGAGACATTGTGATAGCGGcgttaaaa TCGGAAAAAATGAAGCATCTTTTAAGTTCGCGGTATCTTAGTACCACTGCTGATCCACACGCTGCATTAGCTCGCGACGTTGCAATAGTAGGTGGTGTTATTGGAGTTGAAGGAAATCAAATCGATCAGCAAGTCGCTAGCCTAGAGGCACTGGTGACGCAACAAAGAAAAGCGCAGTGTAGGATGACTAAAGTTCTTAGAGATGCCGAAATTAGGCACAGAGCg aaaaaaaaacgttttcaGGTAATTAAAGAATTAGAGGAGGAGAAGCGGAAACATGAACACGACACTGCTCAAGGTGATGATATCACTTACGGTCTTGAAAAAGAGCGGACAAGATTGAAGAAAGAGTTAGAATTAGAGAAGCAAGAAAAGAAGAGATTAGAAAtggaattaaaaaagattaatgatcATCTTGAGGAGGAAAAGAATCGACAGAAGCAGATAGTACTTCTTCTCTTAGCGGAACGTAAAAAGATTATCACAAAGTACATCGAGGAGAGAAAACGATCGGAGGACTTGGCTCAAATACTCAGTGAAGAGAAGGTAAGGATAGATTCAATGGCCGAAGGCCTCGAGGAAGAAAGCAAAAAGTCACTGCAGATGGAGGCGGAATTGGAGAAGCAATTAGCGCAGTTCGACATGGAGCGGCAGCAATATCGGCAGGCTCTCGCGAAGGAGGAAAAGAGATCGAAGGATTTCGAAACGGAACTGGAAAAGTTGCGATACGAGATGTACACGATGAAGGAGATGCAGACACGCGGTCCTGCGAGGGGAGTTGGTGTAACTCCACCGCCGCCACCCGCAAAACCGGCGAATTTAGTCGCCATGCCGACGCTCAGGCCGGCTAGTGCTCCGCAAACGA TGAAAGGAGCTGTCTTGGGTACAGGGACGCCTATGGTTAGTAGTAAAGTTGTTCAACCCACTGCCACAGTGTCCAGTGTTCCTGTTAGTGGACCAA caaCTGGGATTGCTAGATCGGTAACACCTGGACAGGCACTTACAGGGGTTGCATATACACCTAATTTAGCATCTGTGGGTGGAGAATCTACAGCTCCTCCAGATACACAG GCCGCAGACAAGCGACAACCGGTTGTACCTGCTACCGTTAGTACGGCGGCCGCTGCTGCGGCTAAGCTTCTCCCATCGTCGCAAGCCGTCGCCGCCGCAGCGGGGAAGCTCGGCTTTCACGTCGGCCAGTCTGCGAGTCCCGCCGCCAGCCCTTCTGTACAAGCATCCGGCACCGCTGCGGCTGCCGCCGGCGGTGCTGGTATACTGCCTGCGAAAAAGCCACCGATCTCCCGCGGCGTGCCACCCCCGGTACCGCCCAATAAGCCAGTGGTACCGCCAAAAAAGGAGGCGGCCGCTTACCTCAGAAGACCGGAATTGCAATCGCAAAGCGCGCCGCAACAGGACACCGTGAAATACGGCAAACAGCCGGCTCCGTCGCACAGCGCAGCGGGCACGGCAGTGAGCGGAACCGCTCCTCCCGTGCAACAACAGCAGCCGCTCCCGGCGAGCACCACCCAAGCTGCTCCCGACGAAGAG ACAAAGCCGCGTTGA
- the LOC105674579 gene encoding CTTNBP2 N-terminal-like protein isoform X1 produces the protein MASQGQSAVNVTSPGTTAAAAANGPPPTSAPSPGSTVLASAAAISAAKVQTLAAGTQPSQSPSQQQQQQQQANNIEPLDKSSSNTLKRNPKMELSRTDLLKLLGYLEGELQARDIVIAALKSEKMKHLLSSRYLSTTADPHAALARDVAIVGGVIGVEGNQIDQQVASLEALVTQQRKAQCRMTKVLRDAEIRHRAKKKRFQVIKELEEEKRKHEHDTAQGDDITYGLEKERTRLKKELELEKQEKKRLEMELKKINDHLEEEKNRQKQIVLLLLAERKKIITKYIEERKRSEDLAQILSEEKVRIDSMAEGLEEESKKSLQMEAELEKQLAQFDMERQQYRQALAKEEKRSKDFETELEKLRYEMYTMKEMQTRGPARGVGVTPPPPPAKPANLVAMPTLRPASAPQTMKGAVLGTGTPMVSSKVVQPTATVSSVPVSGPTTGIARSVTPGQALTGVAYTPNLASVGGESTAPPDTQAADKRQPVVPATVSTAAAAAAKLLPSSQAVAAAAGKLGFHVGQSASPAASPSVQASGTAAAAAGGAGILPAKKPPISRGVPPPVPPNKPVVPPKKEAAAYLRRPELQSQSAPQQDTVKYGKQPAPSHSAAGTAVSGTAPPVQQQQPLPASTTQAAPDEEVSKTAESK, from the exons GTCTTGGCCAGCGCGGCCGCTATTTCGGCTGCGAAGGTGCAGACCCTCGCCGCGGGCACTCAACCGTCACAATCGCCATCccagcaacagcaacaacagcagcaggcCAACAACATTGAACCGCTGGATAAAAGTTCCTCGAATACTTTGAAG CGTAATCCAAAGATGGAGTTGAGCAGAACCGACTTGCTGAAGTTACTGGGATATCTGGAGGGCGAGTTACAAGCGAGAGACATTGTGATAGCGGcgttaaaa TCGGAAAAAATGAAGCATCTTTTAAGTTCGCGGTATCTTAGTACCACTGCTGATCCACACGCTGCATTAGCTCGCGACGTTGCAATAGTAGGTGGTGTTATTGGAGTTGAAGGAAATCAAATCGATCAGCAAGTCGCTAGCCTAGAGGCACTGGTGACGCAACAAAGAAAAGCGCAGTGTAGGATGACTAAAGTTCTTAGAGATGCCGAAATTAGGCACAGAGCg aaaaaaaaacgttttcaGGTAATTAAAGAATTAGAGGAGGAGAAGCGGAAACATGAACACGACACTGCTCAAGGTGATGATATCACTTACGGTCTTGAAAAAGAGCGGACAAGATTGAAGAAAGAGTTAGAATTAGAGAAGCAAGAAAAGAAGAGATTAGAAAtggaattaaaaaagattaatgatcATCTTGAGGAGGAAAAGAATCGACAGAAGCAGATAGTACTTCTTCTCTTAGCGGAACGTAAAAAGATTATCACAAAGTACATCGAGGAGAGAAAACGATCGGAGGACTTGGCTCAAATACTCAGTGAAGAGAAGGTAAGGATAGATTCAATGGCCGAAGGCCTCGAGGAAGAAAGCAAAAAGTCACTGCAGATGGAGGCGGAATTGGAGAAGCAATTAGCGCAGTTCGACATGGAGCGGCAGCAATATCGGCAGGCTCTCGCGAAGGAGGAAAAGAGATCGAAGGATTTCGAAACGGAACTGGAAAAGTTGCGATACGAGATGTACACGATGAAGGAGATGCAGACACGCGGTCCTGCGAGGGGAGTTGGTGTAACTCCACCGCCGCCACCCGCAAAACCGGCGAATTTAGTCGCCATGCCGACGCTCAGGCCGGCTAGTGCTCCGCAAACGA TGAAAGGAGCTGTCTTGGGTACAGGGACGCCTATGGTTAGTAGTAAAGTTGTTCAACCCACTGCCACAGTGTCCAGTGTTCCTGTTAGTGGACCAA caaCTGGGATTGCTAGATCGGTAACACCTGGACAGGCACTTACAGGGGTTGCATATACACCTAATTTAGCATCTGTGGGTGGAGAATCTACAGCTCCTCCAGATACACAG GCCGCAGACAAGCGACAACCGGTTGTACCTGCTACCGTTAGTACGGCGGCCGCTGCTGCGGCTAAGCTTCTCCCATCGTCGCAAGCCGTCGCCGCCGCAGCGGGGAAGCTCGGCTTTCACGTCGGCCAGTCTGCGAGTCCCGCCGCCAGCCCTTCTGTACAAGCATCCGGCACCGCTGCGGCTGCCGCCGGCGGTGCTGGTATACTGCCTGCGAAAAAGCCACCGATCTCCCGCGGCGTGCCACCCCCGGTACCGCCCAATAAGCCAGTGGTACCGCCAAAAAAGGAGGCGGCCGCTTACCTCAGAAGACCGGAATTGCAATCGCAAAGCGCGCCGCAACAGGACACCGTGAAATACGGCAAACAGCCGGCTCCGTCGCACAGCGCAGCGGGCACGGCAGTGAGCGGAACCGCTCCTCCCGTGCAACAACAGCAGCCGCTCCCGGCGAGCACCACCCAAGCTGCTCCCGACGAAGAGGTCAGTAAAACAGCGGAGTCAAAGTAG